A portion of the Manihot esculenta cultivar AM560-2 chromosome 2, M.esculenta_v8, whole genome shotgun sequence genome contains these proteins:
- the LOC110609899 gene encoding protein argonaute 1-like isoform X1: MCHISGMAFNPEPVLPPISGRPEQVEKVLKTRYHDAMTKLQPQGNELDLLIVILPDNNGSLYGDLKRICETDLGLVSQCCLTKHVFRMSKQYLANVALKINVKVGGRNTVLVDAISRRIPLVSDRPTYFWC; the protein is encoded by the exons ATGTGTCACATATCAGGCATG GCTTTTAATCCTGAGCCGGTACTTCCTCCAATCAGTGGTCGTCCAGAGCAGGTAGAGAAGGTCTTGAAAACTCGTTATCATGATGCCATGACAAAGCTTCAGCCCCAGGGCAACGAACTTGACCTTCTTATTGTAATTCTCCCTGATAATAATGGTTCCCTTTATG GTGATTTGAAACGGATATGtgagacagatcttggccttgtTTCTCAGTGTTGTTTAACAAAGCATGTATTCAGAATGAGTAAGCAGTATTTGGCCAATGTGGCTTTGAAGATAAATGTGAAGGTTGGAGGAAGAAATACTGTACTTGTTGATGCAATATCAAGGCGCATTCCTTTAGTCAGCGACCGGCCCACTTATTTTTGGTGCTGA
- the LOC110609899 gene encoding protein argonaute 1-like isoform X2, translating to MCHISGMAFNPEPVLPPISGRPEQVEKVLKTRYHDAMTKLQPQGDLKRICETDLGLVSQCCLTKHVFRMSKQYLANVALKINVKVGGRNTVLVDAISRRIPLVSDRPTYFWC from the exons ATGTGTCACATATCAGGCATG GCTTTTAATCCTGAGCCGGTACTTCCTCCAATCAGTGGTCGTCCAGAGCAGGTAGAGAAGGTCTTGAAAACTCGTTATCATGATGCCATGACAAAGCTTCAGCCCCAGG GTGATTTGAAACGGATATGtgagacagatcttggccttgtTTCTCAGTGTTGTTTAACAAAGCATGTATTCAGAATGAGTAAGCAGTATTTGGCCAATGTGGCTTTGAAGATAAATGTGAAGGTTGGAGGAAGAAATACTGTACTTGTTGATGCAATATCAAGGCGCATTCCTTTAGTCAGCGACCGGCCCACTTATTTTTGGTGCTGA